Proteins encoded by one window of Bubalus bubalis isolate 160015118507 breed Murrah chromosome 4, NDDB_SH_1, whole genome shotgun sequence:
- the SGSM3 gene encoding small G protein signaling modulator 3 isoform X1 gives MSGSHVPSANGPFSALTPSMWPQEILAKYAQEEATVEQPEFCYDEFGFRVDKEDADGTPYSGQLLEDPPQRLRWQAHLEFTHNHDVGDLTWDKIAVSLPRSEKLRSLVLAGVPHSMRPQLWMRLSGALQKKRNSELSYREIVKNSSNDETIAAKQIEKDLLRTMPSNACFAHVSGVGVPRLRRVLRALAWLYPEIGYCQGTGMVAACLLLFLEEDDAFWMMCAIIEDLLPASYFSTTLLGVQTDQRVLRHLIVQYLPRLDRLLQEHDIELSLITLHWFLTAFASVVHIRLLLRLWDLFFYEGSLVLFQATLGMLRLKEDELIQSENSASIFNTLSDIPSQLEDADLLLAEAMRLAGSLTAVAVETQRRKHLAYLLADQGQLLGAPATTGLSQVVRRRTQRRKSGITSLLFGEDDLEAMKAKNIKQTELVADLREAILRVARHFQCADPKNCNVELTPDYSMESHQRDHENYVACSRGHPRRAKALLDFERHDDDELGFRKNDIITIVSQKDEHCWVGELNGLRGWFPAKFVEVLDERSKEYSIAGDDAVTEGVTDLVRGTLCPALKALFEHGLKKPSLLGGACHPWLFIEEAAGREVERDFDSVYSRLVLCKTYRLDEDGKVLTPEELLYRAVQSVNVTHDAAHAQMDVKLRSLICVGLKCCTCGWRCSAPACPRWRSGTSPGPSCAAPAGSRSSVSCGSSAASLSASPRTGSFLQRESDHPGPATWLPRRVPSSHDRRAVSCRRRRSP, from the exons ACGCAGATGGCACCCCCTATTCCGGCCAGCTGCTGGAGGACCCGCCCCAGAGGCTGCGCTGGCAGGCCCACCTGGAGTTCACCCACAACCACGACGTGGGGGACCTCACCTGGGACAAGATCGCCGTCTCCCTGCCACGCTCGGAGAAGCTCCGCTCCCTGGTGCTGGCCGGGGTCCCCCATAGCATGAGGCCACAG CTGTGGATGCGGCTGTCTGGGGCCCTGCAGAAGAAGAGGAACTCCGAACTGTCCTACCGAGAGATCGTGAAGAACAGCTCCAACGATGAGACCATTGCTGCCAAGCAG ATCGAGAAGGACCTGCTCCGCACCATGCCCAGCAACGCCTGCTTCGCCCACGTGAGCGGCGTCGGGGTGCCCCGCCTGCGCAGGGTGCTCCGAGCGCTGGCCTGGCTCTACCCGGAGATCGGCTACTGCCAGGGCACGGGCATG GTGGCTGCCTGCCTCCtgctcttcctggaggaggatgaCGCCTTCTGGATGATGTGCGCCATCATCGAGGACCTGCTCCCTGCCTCCTACTTCAGCACCACCCTGCTGGGCGTGCAGACGGACCAGCGCGTCCTGCGGCACCTCATCGTCCAGTACTTGCCTCGCCTGGACAGGCTGCTCCAGGAGCACGACATTG AGCTGTCGCTCATCACGCTGCACTGGTTCCTCACGGCCTTCGCCAGCGTGGTGCACATCCGCCTGCTGCTCCGCCTCTGGGACCTGTTTTTCTACGAGGGCTCCCTGGTGCTGTTCCAGGCCACGTTGGGCATGCTGCGCCTCAAG GAGGACGAGCTGATCCAGTCGGAGAACTCGGCCTCCATCTTCAACACGCTGTCAGACATCCCGTCACAGCTGGAGGACGCGGACCTGCTGCTGGCGGAGGCCATGCGGCTGGCGGGCTCGCTCACCGCCGTGGCCGTGGAGACCCAGCGCCGCAAGCACCTGGCCTACCTCCTGGCCGACCAGGGCCAGCTCCTGGGCGCCCCCGCCACCACTGGCCTCTCTCAG GTGGTCCGCCGCAGGACTCAGCGGAGGAAGTCTGGCATCACATCGCTGCTCTTTG GGGAGGATGACCTGGAGGCGATGAAGGCCAAGAACATCAAGCAGACGGAGCTGGTGGCTGACCTTCGGGAAGCCATCCTGCGTGTGGCCCGCCACTTCCAGTGCGCGGACCCCAAGAACTGCAATGTG GAGCTGACCCCGGACTACAGCATGGAGAGCCACCAGCGGGACCATGAAAACTACGTGGCCTGCTCGCGCGGCCACCCGCGCCGAGCCAAGGCCCTGCTGGACTTCGAGCGCCATGACGACGACGAGCTGGGCTTCCGCAAGAACGACATCATCACG ATCGTCTCTCAGAAGGACGAGCACTGCTGGGTGGGCGAGCTGAACGGCCTGAGAG GCTGGTTTCCAGCCAAGTTCGTGGAAGTCCTGGATGAGCGGAGCAAGGAG TACTCCATCGCGGGGGACGATGCTGTGACAGAGGGGGTCACAGACCTAGTGCGAGGGACCCTCTGCCCGGCCCTCAAGGCCCTATTTGAACACGGACTGAAGAAGCCTTCACTGCTCGGGGGCGCCTGCCACCCCTGGCTGTTCATCGAGGAG GCAGCGGGCCGGGAGGTCGAGAGAGACTTCGACTCCGTGTACTCGCGCCTGGTGCTGTGCAAGACGTACAG GTTGGATGAAGATGGCAAAGTCCTGACCCCAGAGGAGCTGCTCTACCGG GCTGTGCAGTCTGTTAACGTGACCCACGACGCCGCACACGCACAAATGGACGTGAAGCTCCGCTCCCTCATCTGCGTGGGGCTCAA GTGCTGCACCTGTGGCTGGAGGTGCTCTGCTCCAGCCTGCCCACGGTGGAGAAGTGGTACCAGCCCTGGTCCTTCCTGCGCAGCCCCGGCTGGGTCCAGATCAAGTGTGAGCTGCG ggtcctctgctgCTTCGCTTTCAGCCTCTCCCAGGACTGGGAGCTTCCTGCAAAGAGAGAG CGACCACCCTGGCCCTGCCACCTGGCTTCCTCGCCGTGTGCCCAGCAGCCATGACAGGAGGGCTGTCtcgtgcaggaggagaagaagccCTTGA
- the SGSM3 gene encoding small G protein signaling modulator 3 isoform X5, with the protein MSGSHVPSANGPFSALTPSMWPQEILAKYAQEEATVEQPEFCYDEFGFRVDKEDADGTPYSGQLLEDPPQRLRWQAHLEFTHNHDVGDLTWDKIAVSLPRSEKLRSLVLAGVPHSMRPQLWMRLSGALQKKRNSELSYREIVKNSSNDETIAAKQIEKDLLRTMPSNACFAHVSGVGVPRLRRVLRALAWLYPEIGYCQGTGMVAACLLLFLEEDDAFWMMCAIIEDLLPASYFSTTLLGVQTDQRVLRHLIVQYLPRLDRLLQEHDIELSLITLHWFLTAFASVVHIRLLLRLWDLFFYEGSLVLFQATLGMLRLKEDELIQSENSASIFNTLSDIPSQLEDADLLLAEAMRLAGSLTAVAVETQRRKHLAYLLADQGQLLGAPATTGLSQVVRRRTQRRKSGITSLLFGEDDLEAMKAKNIKQTELVADLREAILRVARHFQCADPKNCNVELTPDYSMESHQRDHENYVACSRGHPRRAKALLDFERHDDDELGFRKNDIITIVSQKDEHCWVGELNGLRGWFPAKFVEVLDERSKEYSIAGDDAVTEGVTDLVRGTLCPALKALFEHGLKKPSLLGGACHPWLFIEEAAGREVERDFDSVYSRLVLCKTYRLDEDGKVLTPEELLYRAVQSVNVTHDAAHAQMDVKLRSLICVGLKCCTCGWRCSAPACPRWRSGTSPGPSCAAPAGSRSSVSCGSSAASLSASPRTGSFLQRERRRRSP; encoded by the exons ACGCAGATGGCACCCCCTATTCCGGCCAGCTGCTGGAGGACCCGCCCCAGAGGCTGCGCTGGCAGGCCCACCTGGAGTTCACCCACAACCACGACGTGGGGGACCTCACCTGGGACAAGATCGCCGTCTCCCTGCCACGCTCGGAGAAGCTCCGCTCCCTGGTGCTGGCCGGGGTCCCCCATAGCATGAGGCCACAG CTGTGGATGCGGCTGTCTGGGGCCCTGCAGAAGAAGAGGAACTCCGAACTGTCCTACCGAGAGATCGTGAAGAACAGCTCCAACGATGAGACCATTGCTGCCAAGCAG ATCGAGAAGGACCTGCTCCGCACCATGCCCAGCAACGCCTGCTTCGCCCACGTGAGCGGCGTCGGGGTGCCCCGCCTGCGCAGGGTGCTCCGAGCGCTGGCCTGGCTCTACCCGGAGATCGGCTACTGCCAGGGCACGGGCATG GTGGCTGCCTGCCTCCtgctcttcctggaggaggatgaCGCCTTCTGGATGATGTGCGCCATCATCGAGGACCTGCTCCCTGCCTCCTACTTCAGCACCACCCTGCTGGGCGTGCAGACGGACCAGCGCGTCCTGCGGCACCTCATCGTCCAGTACTTGCCTCGCCTGGACAGGCTGCTCCAGGAGCACGACATTG AGCTGTCGCTCATCACGCTGCACTGGTTCCTCACGGCCTTCGCCAGCGTGGTGCACATCCGCCTGCTGCTCCGCCTCTGGGACCTGTTTTTCTACGAGGGCTCCCTGGTGCTGTTCCAGGCCACGTTGGGCATGCTGCGCCTCAAG GAGGACGAGCTGATCCAGTCGGAGAACTCGGCCTCCATCTTCAACACGCTGTCAGACATCCCGTCACAGCTGGAGGACGCGGACCTGCTGCTGGCGGAGGCCATGCGGCTGGCGGGCTCGCTCACCGCCGTGGCCGTGGAGACCCAGCGCCGCAAGCACCTGGCCTACCTCCTGGCCGACCAGGGCCAGCTCCTGGGCGCCCCCGCCACCACTGGCCTCTCTCAG GTGGTCCGCCGCAGGACTCAGCGGAGGAAGTCTGGCATCACATCGCTGCTCTTTG GGGAGGATGACCTGGAGGCGATGAAGGCCAAGAACATCAAGCAGACGGAGCTGGTGGCTGACCTTCGGGAAGCCATCCTGCGTGTGGCCCGCCACTTCCAGTGCGCGGACCCCAAGAACTGCAATGTG GAGCTGACCCCGGACTACAGCATGGAGAGCCACCAGCGGGACCATGAAAACTACGTGGCCTGCTCGCGCGGCCACCCGCGCCGAGCCAAGGCCCTGCTGGACTTCGAGCGCCATGACGACGACGAGCTGGGCTTCCGCAAGAACGACATCATCACG ATCGTCTCTCAGAAGGACGAGCACTGCTGGGTGGGCGAGCTGAACGGCCTGAGAG GCTGGTTTCCAGCCAAGTTCGTGGAAGTCCTGGATGAGCGGAGCAAGGAG TACTCCATCGCGGGGGACGATGCTGTGACAGAGGGGGTCACAGACCTAGTGCGAGGGACCCTCTGCCCGGCCCTCAAGGCCCTATTTGAACACGGACTGAAGAAGCCTTCACTGCTCGGGGGCGCCTGCCACCCCTGGCTGTTCATCGAGGAG GCAGCGGGCCGGGAGGTCGAGAGAGACTTCGACTCCGTGTACTCGCGCCTGGTGCTGTGCAAGACGTACAG GTTGGATGAAGATGGCAAAGTCCTGACCCCAGAGGAGCTGCTCTACCGG GCTGTGCAGTCTGTTAACGTGACCCACGACGCCGCACACGCACAAATGGACGTGAAGCTCCGCTCCCTCATCTGCGTGGGGCTCAA GTGCTGCACCTGTGGCTGGAGGTGCTCTGCTCCAGCCTGCCCACGGTGGAGAAGTGGTACCAGCCCTGGTCCTTCCTGCGCAGCCCCGGCTGGGTCCAGATCAAGTGTGAGCTGCG ggtcctctgctgCTTCGCTTTCAGCCTCTCCCAGGACTGGGAGCTTCCTGCAAAGAGAGAG gaggagaagaagccCTTGA
- the SGSM3 gene encoding small G protein signaling modulator 3 isoform X2, whose amino-acid sequence MSGSHVPSANGPFSALTPSMWPQEILAKYAQEEATVEQPEFCYDEFGFRVDKEDADGTPYSGQLLEDPPQRLRWQAHLEFTHNHDVGDLTWDKIAVSLPRSEKLRSLVLAGVPHSMRPQLWMRLSGALQKKRNSELSYREIVKNSSNDETIAAKQIEKDLLRTMPSNACFAHVSGVGVPRLRRVLRALAWLYPEIGYCQGTGMVAACLLLFLEEDDAFWMMCAIIEDLLPASYFSTTLLGVQTDQRVLRHLIVQYLPRLDRLLQEHDIELSLITLHWFLTAFASVVHIRLLLRLWDLFFYEGSLVLFQATLGMLRLKEDELIQSENSASIFNTLSDIPSQLEDADLLLAEAMRLAGSLTAVAVETQRRKHLAYLLADQGQLLGAPATTGLSQVVRRRTQRRKSGITSLLFGEDDLEAMKAKNIKQTELVADLREAILRVARHFQCADPKNCNVELTPDYSMESHQRDHENYVACSRGHPRRAKALLDFERHDDDELGFRKNDIITIVSQKDEHCWVGELNGLRGWFPAKFVEVLDERSKEYSIAGDDAVTEGVTDLVRGTLCPALKALFEHGLKKPSLLGGACHPWLFIEEAAGREVERDFDSVYSRLVLCKTYRLDEDGKVLTPEELLYRAVQSVNVTHDAAHAQMDVKLRSLICVGLNEQVLHLWLEVLCSSLPTVEKWYQPWSFLRSPGWVQIKCELRVLCCFAFSLSQDWELPAKREEEKKPLKEGVQDMLVKHHLFSWDIDG is encoded by the exons ACGCAGATGGCACCCCCTATTCCGGCCAGCTGCTGGAGGACCCGCCCCAGAGGCTGCGCTGGCAGGCCCACCTGGAGTTCACCCACAACCACGACGTGGGGGACCTCACCTGGGACAAGATCGCCGTCTCCCTGCCACGCTCGGAGAAGCTCCGCTCCCTGGTGCTGGCCGGGGTCCCCCATAGCATGAGGCCACAG CTGTGGATGCGGCTGTCTGGGGCCCTGCAGAAGAAGAGGAACTCCGAACTGTCCTACCGAGAGATCGTGAAGAACAGCTCCAACGATGAGACCATTGCTGCCAAGCAG ATCGAGAAGGACCTGCTCCGCACCATGCCCAGCAACGCCTGCTTCGCCCACGTGAGCGGCGTCGGGGTGCCCCGCCTGCGCAGGGTGCTCCGAGCGCTGGCCTGGCTCTACCCGGAGATCGGCTACTGCCAGGGCACGGGCATG GTGGCTGCCTGCCTCCtgctcttcctggaggaggatgaCGCCTTCTGGATGATGTGCGCCATCATCGAGGACCTGCTCCCTGCCTCCTACTTCAGCACCACCCTGCTGGGCGTGCAGACGGACCAGCGCGTCCTGCGGCACCTCATCGTCCAGTACTTGCCTCGCCTGGACAGGCTGCTCCAGGAGCACGACATTG AGCTGTCGCTCATCACGCTGCACTGGTTCCTCACGGCCTTCGCCAGCGTGGTGCACATCCGCCTGCTGCTCCGCCTCTGGGACCTGTTTTTCTACGAGGGCTCCCTGGTGCTGTTCCAGGCCACGTTGGGCATGCTGCGCCTCAAG GAGGACGAGCTGATCCAGTCGGAGAACTCGGCCTCCATCTTCAACACGCTGTCAGACATCCCGTCACAGCTGGAGGACGCGGACCTGCTGCTGGCGGAGGCCATGCGGCTGGCGGGCTCGCTCACCGCCGTGGCCGTGGAGACCCAGCGCCGCAAGCACCTGGCCTACCTCCTGGCCGACCAGGGCCAGCTCCTGGGCGCCCCCGCCACCACTGGCCTCTCTCAG GTGGTCCGCCGCAGGACTCAGCGGAGGAAGTCTGGCATCACATCGCTGCTCTTTG GGGAGGATGACCTGGAGGCGATGAAGGCCAAGAACATCAAGCAGACGGAGCTGGTGGCTGACCTTCGGGAAGCCATCCTGCGTGTGGCCCGCCACTTCCAGTGCGCGGACCCCAAGAACTGCAATGTG GAGCTGACCCCGGACTACAGCATGGAGAGCCACCAGCGGGACCATGAAAACTACGTGGCCTGCTCGCGCGGCCACCCGCGCCGAGCCAAGGCCCTGCTGGACTTCGAGCGCCATGACGACGACGAGCTGGGCTTCCGCAAGAACGACATCATCACG ATCGTCTCTCAGAAGGACGAGCACTGCTGGGTGGGCGAGCTGAACGGCCTGAGAG GCTGGTTTCCAGCCAAGTTCGTGGAAGTCCTGGATGAGCGGAGCAAGGAG TACTCCATCGCGGGGGACGATGCTGTGACAGAGGGGGTCACAGACCTAGTGCGAGGGACCCTCTGCCCGGCCCTCAAGGCCCTATTTGAACACGGACTGAAGAAGCCTTCACTGCTCGGGGGCGCCTGCCACCCCTGGCTGTTCATCGAGGAG GCAGCGGGCCGGGAGGTCGAGAGAGACTTCGACTCCGTGTACTCGCGCCTGGTGCTGTGCAAGACGTACAG GTTGGATGAAGATGGCAAAGTCCTGACCCCAGAGGAGCTGCTCTACCGG GCTGTGCAGTCTGTTAACGTGACCCACGACGCCGCACACGCACAAATGGACGTGAAGCTCCGCTCCCTCATCTGCGTGGGGCTCAA CGAGCAGGTGCTGCACCTGTGGCTGGAGGTGCTCTGCTCCAGCCTGCCCACGGTGGAGAAGTGGTACCAGCCCTGGTCCTTCCTGCGCAGCCCCGGCTGGGTCCAGATCAAGTGTGAGCTGCG ggtcctctgctgCTTCGCTTTCAGCCTCTCCCAGGACTGGGAGCTTCCTGCAAAGAGAGAG gaggagaagaagccCTTGAAGGAGGGCGTCCAGGACATGCTGGTGAAGCACCACCTCTTCAGCTGGGACATCGACGGGTGA
- the SGSM3 gene encoding small G protein signaling modulator 3 isoform X8 yields MRPQLWMRLSGALQKKRNSELSYREIVKNSSNDETIAAKQIEKDLLRTMPSNACFAHVSGVGVPRLRRVLRALAWLYPEIGYCQGTGMVAACLLLFLEEDDAFWMMCAIIEDLLPASYFSTTLLGVQTDQRVLRHLIVQYLPRLDRLLQEHDIELSLITLHWFLTAFASVVHIRLLLRLWDLFFYEGSLVLFQATLGMLRLKEDELIQSENSASIFNTLSDIPSQLEDADLLLAEAMRLAGSLTAVAVETQRRKHLAYLLADQGQLLGAPATTGLSQVVRRRTQRRKSGITSLLFGEDDLEAMKAKNIKQTELVADLREAILRVARHFQCADPKNCNVELTPDYSMESHQRDHENYVACSRGHPRRAKALLDFERHDDDELGFRKNDIITIVSQKDEHCWVGELNGLRGWFPAKFVEVLDERSKEYSIAGDDAVTEGVTDLVRGTLCPALKALFEHGLKKPSLLGGACHPWLFIEEAAGREVERDFDSVYSRLVLCKTYRLDEDGKVLTPEELLYRAVQSVNVTHDAAHAQMDVKLRSLICVGLKCCTCGWRCSAPACPRWRSGTSPGPSCAAPAGSRSSVSCGSSAASLSASPRTGSFLQRESDHPGPATWLPRRVPSSHDRRAVSCRRRRSP; encoded by the exons ATGAGGCCACAG CTGTGGATGCGGCTGTCTGGGGCCCTGCAGAAGAAGAGGAACTCCGAACTGTCCTACCGAGAGATCGTGAAGAACAGCTCCAACGATGAGACCATTGCTGCCAAGCAG ATCGAGAAGGACCTGCTCCGCACCATGCCCAGCAACGCCTGCTTCGCCCACGTGAGCGGCGTCGGGGTGCCCCGCCTGCGCAGGGTGCTCCGAGCGCTGGCCTGGCTCTACCCGGAGATCGGCTACTGCCAGGGCACGGGCATG GTGGCTGCCTGCCTCCtgctcttcctggaggaggatgaCGCCTTCTGGATGATGTGCGCCATCATCGAGGACCTGCTCCCTGCCTCCTACTTCAGCACCACCCTGCTGGGCGTGCAGACGGACCAGCGCGTCCTGCGGCACCTCATCGTCCAGTACTTGCCTCGCCTGGACAGGCTGCTCCAGGAGCACGACATTG AGCTGTCGCTCATCACGCTGCACTGGTTCCTCACGGCCTTCGCCAGCGTGGTGCACATCCGCCTGCTGCTCCGCCTCTGGGACCTGTTTTTCTACGAGGGCTCCCTGGTGCTGTTCCAGGCCACGTTGGGCATGCTGCGCCTCAAG GAGGACGAGCTGATCCAGTCGGAGAACTCGGCCTCCATCTTCAACACGCTGTCAGACATCCCGTCACAGCTGGAGGACGCGGACCTGCTGCTGGCGGAGGCCATGCGGCTGGCGGGCTCGCTCACCGCCGTGGCCGTGGAGACCCAGCGCCGCAAGCACCTGGCCTACCTCCTGGCCGACCAGGGCCAGCTCCTGGGCGCCCCCGCCACCACTGGCCTCTCTCAG GTGGTCCGCCGCAGGACTCAGCGGAGGAAGTCTGGCATCACATCGCTGCTCTTTG GGGAGGATGACCTGGAGGCGATGAAGGCCAAGAACATCAAGCAGACGGAGCTGGTGGCTGACCTTCGGGAAGCCATCCTGCGTGTGGCCCGCCACTTCCAGTGCGCGGACCCCAAGAACTGCAATGTG GAGCTGACCCCGGACTACAGCATGGAGAGCCACCAGCGGGACCATGAAAACTACGTGGCCTGCTCGCGCGGCCACCCGCGCCGAGCCAAGGCCCTGCTGGACTTCGAGCGCCATGACGACGACGAGCTGGGCTTCCGCAAGAACGACATCATCACG ATCGTCTCTCAGAAGGACGAGCACTGCTGGGTGGGCGAGCTGAACGGCCTGAGAG GCTGGTTTCCAGCCAAGTTCGTGGAAGTCCTGGATGAGCGGAGCAAGGAG TACTCCATCGCGGGGGACGATGCTGTGACAGAGGGGGTCACAGACCTAGTGCGAGGGACCCTCTGCCCGGCCCTCAAGGCCCTATTTGAACACGGACTGAAGAAGCCTTCACTGCTCGGGGGCGCCTGCCACCCCTGGCTGTTCATCGAGGAG GCAGCGGGCCGGGAGGTCGAGAGAGACTTCGACTCCGTGTACTCGCGCCTGGTGCTGTGCAAGACGTACAG GTTGGATGAAGATGGCAAAGTCCTGACCCCAGAGGAGCTGCTCTACCGG GCTGTGCAGTCTGTTAACGTGACCCACGACGCCGCACACGCACAAATGGACGTGAAGCTCCGCTCCCTCATCTGCGTGGGGCTCAA GTGCTGCACCTGTGGCTGGAGGTGCTCTGCTCCAGCCTGCCCACGGTGGAGAAGTGGTACCAGCCCTGGTCCTTCCTGCGCAGCCCCGGCTGGGTCCAGATCAAGTGTGAGCTGCG ggtcctctgctgCTTCGCTTTCAGCCTCTCCCAGGACTGGGAGCTTCCTGCAAAGAGAGAG CGACCACCCTGGCCCTGCCACCTGGCTTCCTCGCCGTGTGCCCAGCAGCCATGACAGGAGGGCTGTCtcgtgcaggaggagaagaagccCTTGA
- the SGSM3 gene encoding small G protein signaling modulator 3 isoform X4, with protein sequence MSGSHVPSANGPFSALTPSMWPQEILAKYAQEEATVEQPEFCYDEFGFRVDKEDADGTPYSGQLLEDPPQRLRWQAHLEFTHNHDVGDLTWDKIAVSLPRSEKLRSLVLAGVPHSMRPQLWMRLSGALQKKRNSELSYREIVKNSSNDETIAAKQIEKDLLRTMPSNACFAHVSGVGVPRLRRVLRALAWLYPEIGYCQGTGMVAACLLLFLEEDDAFWMMCAIIEDLLPASYFSTTLLGVQTDQRVLRHLIVQYLPRLDRLLQEHDIELSLITLHWFLTAFASVVHIRLLLRLWDLFFYEGSLVLFQATLGMLRLKEDELIQSENSASIFNTLSDIPSQLEDADLLLAEAMRLAGSLTAVAVETQRRKHLAYLLADQGQLLGAPATTGLSQVVRRRTQRRKSGITSLLFGEDDLEAMKAKNIKQTELVADLREAILRVARHFQCADPKNCNVELTPDYSMESHQRDHENYVACSRGHPRRAKALLDFERHDDDELGFRKNDIITIVSQKDEHCWVGELNGLRGWFPAKFVEVLDERSKEYSIAGDDAVTEGVTDLVRGTLCPALKALFEHGLKKPSLLGGACHPWLFIEEAAGREVERDFDSVYSRLVLCKTYRLDEDGKVLTPEELLYRAVQSVNVTHDAAHAQMDVKLRSLICVGLKCCTCGWRCSAPACPRWRSGTSPGPSCAAPAGSRSSVSCGSSAASLSASPRTGSFLQRESHDRRAVSCRRRRSP encoded by the exons ACGCAGATGGCACCCCCTATTCCGGCCAGCTGCTGGAGGACCCGCCCCAGAGGCTGCGCTGGCAGGCCCACCTGGAGTTCACCCACAACCACGACGTGGGGGACCTCACCTGGGACAAGATCGCCGTCTCCCTGCCACGCTCGGAGAAGCTCCGCTCCCTGGTGCTGGCCGGGGTCCCCCATAGCATGAGGCCACAG CTGTGGATGCGGCTGTCTGGGGCCCTGCAGAAGAAGAGGAACTCCGAACTGTCCTACCGAGAGATCGTGAAGAACAGCTCCAACGATGAGACCATTGCTGCCAAGCAG ATCGAGAAGGACCTGCTCCGCACCATGCCCAGCAACGCCTGCTTCGCCCACGTGAGCGGCGTCGGGGTGCCCCGCCTGCGCAGGGTGCTCCGAGCGCTGGCCTGGCTCTACCCGGAGATCGGCTACTGCCAGGGCACGGGCATG GTGGCTGCCTGCCTCCtgctcttcctggaggaggatgaCGCCTTCTGGATGATGTGCGCCATCATCGAGGACCTGCTCCCTGCCTCCTACTTCAGCACCACCCTGCTGGGCGTGCAGACGGACCAGCGCGTCCTGCGGCACCTCATCGTCCAGTACTTGCCTCGCCTGGACAGGCTGCTCCAGGAGCACGACATTG AGCTGTCGCTCATCACGCTGCACTGGTTCCTCACGGCCTTCGCCAGCGTGGTGCACATCCGCCTGCTGCTCCGCCTCTGGGACCTGTTTTTCTACGAGGGCTCCCTGGTGCTGTTCCAGGCCACGTTGGGCATGCTGCGCCTCAAG GAGGACGAGCTGATCCAGTCGGAGAACTCGGCCTCCATCTTCAACACGCTGTCAGACATCCCGTCACAGCTGGAGGACGCGGACCTGCTGCTGGCGGAGGCCATGCGGCTGGCGGGCTCGCTCACCGCCGTGGCCGTGGAGACCCAGCGCCGCAAGCACCTGGCCTACCTCCTGGCCGACCAGGGCCAGCTCCTGGGCGCCCCCGCCACCACTGGCCTCTCTCAG GTGGTCCGCCGCAGGACTCAGCGGAGGAAGTCTGGCATCACATCGCTGCTCTTTG GGGAGGATGACCTGGAGGCGATGAAGGCCAAGAACATCAAGCAGACGGAGCTGGTGGCTGACCTTCGGGAAGCCATCCTGCGTGTGGCCCGCCACTTCCAGTGCGCGGACCCCAAGAACTGCAATGTG GAGCTGACCCCGGACTACAGCATGGAGAGCCACCAGCGGGACCATGAAAACTACGTGGCCTGCTCGCGCGGCCACCCGCGCCGAGCCAAGGCCCTGCTGGACTTCGAGCGCCATGACGACGACGAGCTGGGCTTCCGCAAGAACGACATCATCACG ATCGTCTCTCAGAAGGACGAGCACTGCTGGGTGGGCGAGCTGAACGGCCTGAGAG GCTGGTTTCCAGCCAAGTTCGTGGAAGTCCTGGATGAGCGGAGCAAGGAG TACTCCATCGCGGGGGACGATGCTGTGACAGAGGGGGTCACAGACCTAGTGCGAGGGACCCTCTGCCCGGCCCTCAAGGCCCTATTTGAACACGGACTGAAGAAGCCTTCACTGCTCGGGGGCGCCTGCCACCCCTGGCTGTTCATCGAGGAG GCAGCGGGCCGGGAGGTCGAGAGAGACTTCGACTCCGTGTACTCGCGCCTGGTGCTGTGCAAGACGTACAG GTTGGATGAAGATGGCAAAGTCCTGACCCCAGAGGAGCTGCTCTACCGG GCTGTGCAGTCTGTTAACGTGACCCACGACGCCGCACACGCACAAATGGACGTGAAGCTCCGCTCCCTCATCTGCGTGGGGCTCAA GTGCTGCACCTGTGGCTGGAGGTGCTCTGCTCCAGCCTGCCCACGGTGGAGAAGTGGTACCAGCCCTGGTCCTTCCTGCGCAGCCCCGGCTGGGTCCAGATCAAGTGTGAGCTGCG ggtcctctgctgCTTCGCTTTCAGCCTCTCCCAGGACTGGGAGCTTCCTGCAAAGAGAGAG CCATGACAGGAGGGCTGTCtcgtgcaggaggagaagaagccCTTGA